The Salvia miltiorrhiza cultivar Shanhuang (shh) chromosome 1, IMPLAD_Smil_shh, whole genome shotgun sequence genome has a window encoding:
- the LOC130986413 gene encoding uncharacterized protein At4g29660-like isoform X1, translated as MASYLWRKYADYVYTKWERTLLWDMIEKYKRPRSFTPLITIYVCAFYTGVVGAAITEQLYKEKYWEEHPGHDVPLMKPMFYNGPWRVMRGDVPPFVKN; from the exons ATGGCGAGCTACCTGTGGAGGAAATACGCTGATTATGTGTACACGAAGTGGGAGAGAACGCTTCTGTGGGACATGATCGAGAAGTATAAGCGTCCCAGATCGTTTACCCCTCTCATCACAATCTATGTCTGTGCTTTTTACACAGGGGTTGTTGGGGCTGCAATCACCGAGCAACTCTACAAG GAGAAATACTGGGAAGAGCACCCTGGGCACGATGTTCCATTGATGAAGCCAATGTTCTATAATGGGCCTTGGAGAGTTATGAGAGGCGATGTTCCTCCATTCGTCAAGAATTAG
- the LOC130986413 gene encoding uncharacterized protein At4g29660-like isoform X2, whose translation MLVWFSVVKMASYLWRKYADYVYTKWERTLLWDMIEKYKRPRSFTPLITIYVCAFYTGVVGAAITEQLYKEKYWEEHPGHDVPLMKPMFYNGPWRVMRGDVPPFVKN comes from the exons ATGCTTGTTTGGTTTTCAGTTGTGAAAATGGCGAGCTACCTGTGGAGGAAATACGCTGATTATGTGTACACGAAGTGGGAGAGAACGCTTCTGTGGGACATGATCGAGAAGTATAAGCGTCCCAGATCGTTTACCCCTCTCATCACAATCTATGTCTGTGCTTTTTACACAGGGGTTGTTGGGGCTGCAATCACCGAGCAACTCTACAAG GAGAAATACTGGGAAGAGCACCCTGGGCACGATGTTCCATTGATGAAGCCAATGTTCTATAATGGGCCTTGGAGAGTTATGAGAGGCGATGTTCCTCCATTCGTCAAGAATTAG
- the LOC130986407 gene encoding cytidine deaminase 1-like, producing MNQHGTTVTQFVMEASVAESIAQSLNLPSVLHLLPHLVHSAQSLARPPISNFHVGAVGLGSDGRVFVGVNLEFPGVPLHQSVHAEQFLLTNLQLHRCPTLLAVAVSAAPCGHCRQFYQELRHSASLQILVTDEDNCVQNHDRIRMLENKAPDFMPLLKFLPNPFGPRDLLDDEAPLLLEQHHNHLDLLDQDDSHTDDYSVNPCNGNDISGKLSNGNCRNHEINESLLREAALEAANNAHAPYSGCPSGVALMDCEGKVYKGSYAESAAYNPSLGPVQSALVAYVARGGGDYERIVAAALVETKPAKVRQDDTARLLLKAISPKCELRVYNCQSAGNVAMCKKVDV from the coding sequence ATGAATCAGCATGGCACGACTGTGACGCAATTCGTGATGGAAGCCTCAGTGGCGGAATCCATCGCCCAATCTCTGAACCTCCCCTCCGTCCTCCACCTCCTCCCGCATCTCGTCCACTCCGCCCAGTCCCTCGCCCGCCCCCCTATCTCCAACTTCCACGTCGGCGCCGTCGGCCTCGGCTCCGACGGCCGCGTCTTCGTCGGCGTCAATCTCGAATTCCCCGGCGTCCCCCTCCACCAATCCGTCCACGCCGAGCAGTTCCTCCTCACCAACCTCCAACTCCACCGCTGCCCCACCCTCCTCGCCGTCGCCGTCTCCGCCGCCCCCTGCGGCCACTGCCGCCAGTTCTACCAGGAACTCCGTCACTCTGCCTCCCTCCAAATCCTCGTCACCGACGAGGACAATTGCGTCCAGAATCACGACCGCATCCGAATGCTTGAAAACAAAGCCCCCGATTTCATGCCCTTATTGAAATTTCTCCCCAATCCCTTCGGCCCGCGCGATTTGCTCGATGACGAAGCCCCGCTTCTGCTAGAGCAGCACCACAATCATTTAGATCTATTGGATCAAGACGATTCCCATACAGACGACTATTCTGTAAATCCCTGCAACGGAAATGACATTTCCGGCAAATTAAGCAACGGAAATTGCAGAAACCACGAAATAAACGAGTCTCTTTTGAGGGAAGCAGCGCTGGAAGCTGCAAACAATGCTCACGCTCCCTACAGTGGGTGCCCGTCGGGGGTTGCATTGATGGATTGCGAAGGGAAGGTGTATAAGGGCTCCTACGCCGAATCTGCAGCGTATAATCCTAGTCTCGGGCCGGTTCAGTCGGCATTGGTGGCGTATGTGGCCAGAGGAGGAGGCGATTATGAGAGGATTGTTGCGGCCGCGCTGGTTGAGACCAAACCGGCCAAGGTCAGGCAGGATGATACGGCGAGGCTGCTGTTGAAAGCAATCTCGCCCAAGTGCGAACTTCGGGTTTACAACTGCCAATCGGCCGGCAATGTGGCAATGTGTAAAAAGGTTGATGTCTAG
- the LOC130986415 gene encoding uncharacterized protein LOC130986415 has protein sequence MASDPESTLTTSLPISPNELEDDLRASSSSSALLSTAAHPHSPRKTAAATLVFISLVMSTAVALSAAAAFSFLFFSSASPPAQNPSLGSTAALSRPLSKLKHPVVLIISSDGFRFGYQYKTDLPNISRLIHNGTEAERGLIPVFPTLTFPNHYSIVTGLYPAYHGIINNYFTDPVNGHKFNMGSHEPEWWLGEPLWETVANHGLKASTYFWPGSEVHKGSWDCPKFYCMPYNESVPFEERVDTVLNYFDLPSDDIPSFMTLYFEDPDHQGHIYGPDDVRITDAVVEIDTLIGRLIHGLEKRGIYEDVNIILVGDHGMVGTCDKKVIALDDLAEWVKIPKEWVQSYTPLLSIRPPPGYSSSDVVAKMNEGLESGRVENGEFLRVYLKEDLPNRLHYSASYRIPPIVGLVGEGFTVKQTRSQGQECGGAHGYDNAFFSMRTIFIAHGPQFAKGRKVPSFENVQIYNMVTTILNIDGASNNGSVSFAKSVVLPTH, from the coding sequence ATGGCTTCCGATCCAGAATCCACTCTAACCACCTCACTTCCAATCTCACCTAACGAACTCGAAGACGATCTCCgcgcttcctcctcctcctccgccctCCTATCCACCGCCGCCCACCCCCACTCCCCCAGGAAAaccgccgccgccaccctcGTTTTCATCTCCCTCGTCATGTCCACCGCCGTCGCactctccgccgccgccgcattctccttcctcttcttctcctccGCATCTCCCCCCGCCCAAAACCCCAGCCTGGGTTCAACCGCCGCACTCTCGCGGCCCCTCTCCAAGCTCAAGCACCCCGTCGTCCTAATCATCTCTTCCGACGGATTCCGCTTCGGCTACCAATACAAAACCGATCTCCCCAACATCAGTCGCCTCATTCACAACGGGACCGAAGCCGAGCGCGGATTGATTCCGGTCTTCCCAACCCTAACTTTCCCCAATCACTACTCCATTGTCACTGGATTGTACCCTGCTTATCACGGAATCATCAATAACTACTTCACAGATCCCGTCAACGGCCACAAGTTCAACATGGGCAGCCATGAGCCGGAATGGTGGCTGGGCGAGCCGCTGTGGGAGACGGTGGCGAATCACGGATTGAAAGCCTCCACCTATTTCTGGCCTGGCTCTGAGGTACACAAGGGATCTTGGGATTGCCCTAAATTTTACTGTATGCCTTATAATGAATCTGTGCCTTTTGAAGAGAGAGTTGATACTGTTTTGAACTACTTCGATTTGCCTAGCGATGATATCCCTTCGTTTATGACATTGTATTTCGAGGATCCTGATCATCAGGGCCACATATACGGCCCCGATGATGTGCGGATTACTGATGCTGTTGTTGAGATTGATACACTGATTGGGAGGTTGATTCATGGTTTGGAGAAAAGAGGGATTTATGAGGATGTTAATATCATATTGGTAGGTGATCATGGTATGGTTGGCACTTGTGACAAGAAGGTGATAGCTTTAGATGATCTTGCTGAATGGGTTAAAATTCCGAAAGAATGGGTTCAATCGTACACTCCGTTGCTCTCAATCAGGCCGCCACCTGGTTACTCATCGAGTGATGTTGTTGCTAAGATGAACGAGGGGTTGGAGTCGGGTAGAGTGGAGAACGGGGAGTTCTTGAGAGTTTATCTCAAGGAGGACTTGCCTAACAGGCTGCATTACTCTGCAAGTTATCGGATCCCACCTATAGTGGGATTGGTAGGGGAAGGGTTCACGGTGAAGCAGACGAGGTCACAAGGGCAAGAATGCGGTGGAGCTCATGGATATGACAATGCATTCTTCTCCATGAGGACTATCTTCATTGCTCATGGACCTCAATTTGCCAAGGGGAGGAAGGTTCCATCTTTTGAGAATGTGCAGATATATAACATGGTTACTACAATCTTGAATATTGATGGAGCCTCCAATAATGGATCAGTGTCATTTGCAAAAAGTGTTGTTTTGCCTACTCATTGA